From one Triticum urartu cultivar G1812 chromosome 3, Tu2.1, whole genome shotgun sequence genomic stretch:
- the LOC125548563 gene encoding mannan endo-1,4-beta-mannosidase 2-like gives MAACNGLFVYHILGLASLLAVFYFSLLGEVDLRFPGLLPSPGASRSHDASLPFVERRGAQLFLAGRPFYINGWNSYWLMDQAVEPASRHRVSDMFRAATGMGLTVCRTWAFNDGAYNALQLSPGHFDERVFKALDMVVVEARRHGVRLILSLANNLEAYGGKTQYVRWAWDEGVGLTASNDSFFFDPAIRDYFKVYLKALLTRTNHLTGVQYKDDPTILAWELMNEPRCITDPSGNTLQRWIEEMAGYVKSIDRRHLLTVGTEGFYGPTSPPEKLSVNPGHWFNNYGLDFIRNSKISDIDFASVHLYPDTWLLDANLEEKLKFVTKWVSSHFEDGDTELGGKPVVLTEFGLSHLVKGFEQSQRDAFYKSVYDIVHESAKRGGAGAGAIVWQLAAEDMEEYHDGFAIVPSETPSMQKLLTEQSCRLAALRHGEQEAKRILKAVCG, from the exons CCTCCCTGCTggccgtgttctacttctccctCCTCGGCGAGGTGGACCTCCGCTTCCCCGGCCTCCTCCCGTCCCCCGGCGCGTCCCGGTCCCACGACGCGTCCCTGCCGTTCGTGGAGCGGCGCGGCGCGCAGCTCTTCCTGGCGGGCCGCCCATTCTACATCAACGGGTGGAACTCGTACTGGCTCATGGACCAGGCCGTGGAGCCGGCCAGCCGCCACCGCGTGTCCGACATGTTCCGCGCCGCCACCGGGATGGGCCTCACGGTGTGCCGCACCTGGGCCTTCAACGACGGCGCCTACAACGCGCTCCAGCTCTCCCCGGGACACTTCGACGAGCGCGTCTTCAAGGCGCTGGACATGGTGGTCGTGGAGGCCCGGCGGCACGGCGTGCGGCTCATCCTCAGCCTGGCCAACAACCTGGAGGCGTACGGCGGGAAGACGCAGTACGTGCGGTGGGCGTGGGACGAAGGCGTCGGCCTCACCGCCTCCAACGACTCCTTCTTCTTCGACCCCGCCATCCGCGACTACTTCAAAGTCTACCTCAAG GCATTGTTGACGAGGACGAACCACTTGACGGGGGTGCAGTACAAGGACGACCCTACCATCTTGGCGTGGGAGCTGATGAACGAGCCCAGATGCATTACCGATCCGTCCGGTAACACTCTGCAG CGCTGGATCGAGGAGATGGCGGGGTACGTGAAGTCGATCGACCGTCGGCACCTGCTGACCGTCGGCACGGAGGGGTTCTACGGCCCCACGAGCCCGCCGGAGAAGCTGAGCGTGAATCCGGGGCACTGGTTCAACAACTACGGCCTCGACTTCATCCGCAACTCCAAGATCTCCGACATCGACTTCGCCTCCGTCCACCTTTACCCGGACACCTG GCTGCTGGACGCGAATCTGGAAGAGAAGCTCAAGTTCGTGACGAAGTGGGTGAGCTCCCACTTCGAGGACGGCGACACGGAGCTCGGCGGCAAGCCCGTGGTGCTCACGGAGTTCGGGCTGTCGCATTTGGTCAAGGGGTTCGAGCAGTCGCAGCGCGACGCCTTCTACAAGTCGGTGTACGACATCGTCCACGAGTCGGCCAAGAggggcggcgccggcgccggcgcgatAGTGTGGCAGCTCGCCGCCGAGGACATGGAGGAGTACCACGACGGCTTCGCCATCGTGCCCAGCGAGACGCCGTCCATGCAGAAGCTGCTGACGGAGCAGTCGTGCAGGCTGGCCGCGCTGAGGCACGGGGAGCAGGAGGCCAAGAGGATCCTCAAGGCGGTGTGCGGCTGA